The Puniceicoccus vermicola genomic sequence TCATCGGCAGTCTTCTGAAGGGCCGTATTGTATCCGTTCGCGGAGCCCTGATACGTCGAGGGAGGCATGGTCATGCAGCCGCTGAGCGCAGCGGCGCATAATGCGGAAAGTGCGATCTGGAGTGCGTTTCTCATTTTGTTGTCTCAGTTGATTTTCTTGTTGAAGTTTCCCCTCAATTGCTCGTCTTTGAGGACATCACTGTGGGGTGGTTCTTCAGTTGCCCGCCAGATCTCAAAGTTATGGAGGTTTCCGGCAATGATTTTTCGATGAGCGACATCATAAGTTGACAAGTGACATCGGAAGGGCTGAAAGGACTCCTGTGAATCAACGAGAAGAGCGGCGAGCCTCTGCCGGGCAGATTGTGGAGGAAGGGGAATTCCTGCGTCGATGCGGGAGCCTGCTTCTGGGGTTGCCAGCCGACAAAGCGATTAACCGCATCCTCGCTTTGCTGGGCAGGGCGCATCGCTCGGATCGCGCCTGGTTAATTCGATACAATCAAGATTTTACCCATTTCTGGAACACTCACGAGTGGGCCCGATCGGGATCGAGCGAGCATGTGGTGGAGCTCCAGGGGATTCCGGTGGAGATGGGAGCTTGGATGCATGAGACTTTGCTCAAGAATAAGGCGGTTTACATTCAAGACTCGAAGCGGATGCCGCGCCGTGCCAAGGCCCTGCAGTCTGAGTTCATGAGGCAGAGCATTCGGTCTCTGCTCTCGGTGCCAGTTTTTTACAGGGGCAAGTTGATGCTTCAGATCGGCTATGACACCACGACCCACGAAGGCGATTGGTCGGAGGAGGAGATTTGGCTACTGCGGGAGGTGGGGAGGTTGTTTGCTTTGCGGCTTTTTGCGGATTCGGCTCCGCCAGCTTTTCAGCCGGATGTAGAGGAGAAGGAGGACGCTTCGATTCATTTGCAGGAGAGCTCGGTTCATCGGAGGATCATGCTGGATCAGGTCACCCATATCACGGCAGATGGTGACTACAGTCGGATGAATTTTCTGAATGCTCCCAGTGCATCCGATAACCGAAGTCTGCGGTATTGGGAGAGCGCGCTTTCGCCAAGGCGCTTCGTTCGCATCAGTCGTTCGGTCATCGTTAACTGCAGTCGGATTCAGAGCTTGGATCGACGTGGCGGAATCTGGAGGCTTCAGCTCCGCGGCCTTGCCGAGCCGCTCACCGTCGGCAGAAGCTACCGCGCTGATCTCAAGCACCGGCTGGAGTCATAAACGTTCGGGCGGGGCGGCTCGCCTGTGGACTGGGACGGGGTTTCGCCGCAAAAAGGCGCAGAAGCTCGCAGAAAAGAGGAAGGCCAACTGATTCGTGAGGATCCACTGTCATAGGTGCGTGAGTCCTGAGTAGGTAGATCCAAAGTAGTGAGAGCTTCCAGCTCTCTCTTCCTGCGCAAATCGAGAGCAAGGATGCTCTCGCTACTTTCTCCTCTCCACTGCAAAAGACCTTCCGGGCAATCCACCAAGGTAGTGAGAGCTTCCAGCTCTCTCACCGCGTAAGATAGGCCGATGCGGAGCTCCGTCTCTACCATGCGATGAGTCGTCCTCGCAAAGGGGCGGCTAATGTCTTCAGACGCCGAAAGTTCATCGAAACTGCGGAGCCTCAACGGGTCGCGCAGCTGAAGCTGAGCGACTACTTGGGGGAAATCTCCCCAACAATGTTGTCCGGTTTCGGACCGTTTCCGTCTTGAGGAGTCCCTTGGCGTTGGGCGCGATCAAAGCTGAAGTCATGGCACACTGGAAACGGGTAGGTTTTTTAGTGTCGCGCCGTAGTATGGCCCGATGCCGGAGAAATTTTTGCCAAATCGTGGACAGGAGGGATCCCATGCTTTGGGCTTTCGATTCAGGAGACCTCGAGCCTTCCGCGTAATGACGGGACTCCCGAAATGTAAAAGAGTTTCCTGAATCGTCTTGTGAATTCAGAGCACTCTCTTTTTCATCGGGATTCCATGGTTGTAAGTTCTCATGTTCTCCTCCGTCTGTTATTGATTTTGGCTTTGCCTCTGATGGCGGTAGGGATGGTAAGGGTCGAAACCGGAGGTGGTGCGACGATGACCGGCGAGATTCTCGCGGAGAAGGAAGATCGGGTGGTCCTCGACCTCGGCTTTGAGGTGATCAGCATTCCACGGGAGGTCATTGTCCGGATCGTGGAGGAAGAAACGGAGGAGCCGGTGCTGCGAAGTTCGGGGGACCTTTATCGGGTGGCCGAGGGGGCGCAGACATTGCCTTTGCGGACCTTGGTCGATCGTCTCGGGCCGGCGGTGGTCATGGTGCGGACGCCGACGGGGCTCGGGTCGGGATTTTTTATCAACCCGGAGGGGTAT encodes the following:
- a CDS encoding LytTR family transcriptional regulator DNA-binding domain-containing protein is translated as MNQREERRASAGQIVEEGEFLRRCGSLLLGLPADKAINRILALLGRAHRSDRAWLIRYNQDFTHFWNTHEWARSGSSEHVVELQGIPVEMGAWMHETLLKNKAVYIQDSKRMPRRAKALQSEFMRQSIRSLLSVPVFYRGKLMLQIGYDTTTHEGDWSEEEIWLLREVGRLFALRLFADSAPPAFQPDVEEKEDASIHLQESSVHRRIMLDQVTHITADGDYSRMNFLNAPSASDNRSLRYWESALSPRRFVRISRSVIVNCSRIQSLDRRGGIWRLQLRGLAEPLTVGRSYRADLKHRLES